A region from the Enterobacter roggenkampii genome encodes:
- the rfaC gene encoding lipopolysaccharide heptosyltransferase RfaC, with protein MRVLIVKTSSMGDVLHTLPSLTDAMRAVPGIRFDWVVEEGFAQIPTWHEAVDRVIPVAIRRWRKAWFSAPIKAERKAFREAVQAQRYDAIIDAQGLVKSAALVTRLARGVKHGMDWQTAREPLASLFYNHRHHIAKQQHAVERIRELFAKSLGYAKPETQGDYAISRHFLHTSSQKSDPYLIFLHATTRDDKHWPEAHWRELIGLLANAGLRIKLPWGAPHEEARAKRLAAGFDYVDVLPRMKLDGVAQALAGATAVVSVDTGLSHLTAALDRPNITLYGPTDPGLIGGYGKNQYICRPEHSSQLSDLSAAAVFAQLEPLLAAERAYV; from the coding sequence ATGCGGGTACTGATCGTTAAAACCTCGTCGATGGGCGATGTTCTGCACACGCTGCCGTCACTGACGGACGCCATGCGGGCCGTACCGGGCATTCGTTTTGACTGGGTGGTGGAAGAGGGCTTCGCGCAGATCCCCACCTGGCATGAAGCGGTCGACCGCGTGATCCCGGTGGCGATTCGCCGCTGGCGGAAAGCGTGGTTCTCCGCGCCGATTAAAGCCGAACGCAAAGCCTTCCGCGAGGCGGTACAGGCGCAGCGTTATGATGCCATCATCGACGCGCAGGGGCTGGTCAAAAGCGCCGCGCTGGTGACGCGACTGGCGCGCGGCGTAAAGCACGGCATGGACTGGCAAACCGCCCGCGAACCGCTGGCGAGCCTGTTCTATAACCACCGCCACCACATCGCGAAGCAGCAGCACGCGGTGGAACGTATCCGAGAGCTGTTTGCCAAAAGCCTGGGCTATGCGAAACCGGAAACCCAGGGCGACTATGCGATTTCCCGGCATTTCCTGCACACCTCATCGCAGAAAAGCGATCCTTATCTGATTTTCCTTCACGCGACAACCCGCGATGACAAGCACTGGCCGGAAGCGCACTGGCGCGAACTGATCGGCCTGCTGGCAAACGCGGGGCTGCGTATCAAACTCCCGTGGGGCGCTCCCCATGAAGAAGCGCGGGCCAAACGCCTGGCGGCAGGGTTTGATTATGTGGACGTTCTGCCGCGCATGAAGCTGGATGGCGTCGCTCAGGCGCTGGCAGGCGCGACGGCTGTGGTCTCCGTGGATACGGGACTCAGCCACCTGACGGCGGCGCTGGACCGTCCTAATATTACGCTTTACGGCCCAACGGACCCGGGCCTGATCGGCGGCTATGGAAAAAATCAATATATCTGCCGCCCGGAACACTCATCGCAGCTGAGCGATCTCAGCGCCGCTGCGGTATTTGCGCAATTAGAGCCTTTGCTGGCAGCAGAGAGAGCCTATGTCTGA
- the rfaF gene encoding ADP-heptose--LPS heptosyltransferase RfaF: MKILVIGPSWVGDMMMSQSLYRTLKARYPQAIIDVMAPAWCRPLLSRMPEVNEAIPMPLGHGALEIGERRKLGHSLREKRYDRAYVLPNSFKSALVPFFAGIPHRTGWRGEMRYGLLNDARVLDKAAWPLMVERYVALAYDKGVMRSAKDLPQPLLWPQLQVNDGEKSQTCSAFGLSAERPMIGFCPGAEFGPAKRWPHYHYAELAKQLIDEGYQIVLFGSAKDHEAGNEILATLSNEQQAWCRNLAGETQLEQAVILIAACHAVVSNDSGLMHVAAALNRPLVALYGPSSPDFTPPLSHKARVIRLITGYHKVRKGDAAEGYHQSLIDIAPQRVLEELNELLLSEEG; encoded by the coding sequence ATGAAGATTCTGGTGATCGGCCCGTCATGGGTGGGCGACATGATGATGTCGCAAAGTCTCTATCGCACGCTCAAGGCGCGCTATCCCCAGGCGATAATCGACGTGATGGCACCCGCGTGGTGCCGTCCGCTGTTATCGCGTATGCCGGAAGTGAATGAAGCGATCCCGATGCCGCTCGGCCACGGGGCGCTGGAAATTGGCGAACGCCGCAAGCTCGGCCATAGCCTGCGCGAGAAGCGGTATGACCGCGCGTATGTTCTGCCCAACTCCTTTAAATCTGCCCTGGTGCCCTTCTTTGCGGGCATTCCGCATCGCACCGGCTGGCGCGGCGAAATGCGCTACGGCCTGCTGAACGATGCACGCGTGCTGGATAAAGCGGCCTGGCCATTAATGGTGGAGCGCTACGTGGCGCTAGCCTATGACAAAGGCGTGATGCGCAGCGCGAAAGACCTGCCGCAGCCGCTGCTCTGGCCCCAGCTTCAGGTTAACGACGGTGAAAAATCCCAGACCTGCAGCGCGTTTGGCCTTTCGGCTGAACGTCCGATGATTGGCTTCTGCCCTGGCGCCGAGTTCGGCCCGGCAAAACGCTGGCCGCACTACCACTATGCAGAGCTGGCGAAACAGCTGATCGACGAAGGCTACCAGATTGTCCTGTTCGGTTCGGCAAAAGACCACGAGGCGGGCAACGAAATTCTCGCGACGCTCAGTAATGAACAGCAGGCCTGGTGCCGCAACCTGGCGGGAGAAACGCAGCTTGAGCAGGCGGTTATCCTGATTGCTGCCTGCCACGCTGTGGTTAGCAACGATTCAGGCCTGATGCACGTCGCCGCTGCGCTCAACCGTCCGCTGGTGGCGCTGTATGGGCCAAGCAGCCCGGACTTTACGCCTCCGCTGTCCCATAAAGCGCGCGTTATTCGCCTGATCACCGGCTACCACAAGGTGCGCAAAGGCGATGCCGCTGAAGGTTATCATCAGAGCCTGATCGACATTGCCCCGCAGCGCGTTCTTGAAGAGCTTAACGAACTGCTGTTGAGCGAAGAAGGATAA
- the rfaD gene encoding ADP-glyceromanno-heptose 6-epimerase — protein sequence MIIVTGGAGFIGSNIVKALNDKGITDILVVDNLKDGTKFVNLVDLNIADYMDKEDFLIQIMAGEEFGEIEAIFHEGACSSTTEWDGKYMMDNNYQYSKEILHYCLEREIPFLYASSAATYGGRTSDFIESREYEQPLNVYGYSKFLFDEYVRQVLPEANSQIVGFRYFNVYGPREGHKGSMASVAFHLNTQLNNGESPKLFEGSDGFKRDFVYVGDVAAVNLWFWENGVSGIFNLGTGRAESFQAVADATLAYHKKGSIEYIPFPDKLKGRYQAFTQADLTNLRAAGYDKPFKTVAEGVTEYMAWLNRDA from the coding sequence ATGATCATCGTTACCGGCGGCGCAGGCTTTATCGGCAGCAATATTGTTAAGGCTCTCAATGACAAAGGCATCACCGACATCCTGGTGGTTGACAACCTGAAAGACGGCACCAAGTTCGTCAACCTGGTGGATCTGAACATCGCTGACTACATGGATAAAGAAGACTTCCTTATCCAGATTATGGCAGGCGAAGAGTTCGGCGAGATCGAAGCCATCTTCCACGAAGGTGCCTGCTCCTCCACTACCGAGTGGGACGGCAAGTACATGATGGACAACAACTATCAGTATTCCAAAGAGATCCTGCACTACTGCCTGGAGCGTGAAATTCCGTTCCTGTATGCCTCTTCTGCCGCCACTTACGGCGGGCGTACCTCGGACTTCATCGAGTCCCGCGAATATGAGCAGCCGCTGAACGTCTACGGCTACTCCAAATTCCTGTTCGACGAGTACGTGCGTCAGGTACTGCCAGAAGCGAACTCGCAGATCGTCGGCTTCCGCTACTTCAACGTCTACGGACCGCGCGAAGGCCACAAAGGCAGCATGGCGAGCGTGGCGTTCCACCTGAACACCCAGCTGAATAACGGTGAAAGTCCAAAACTGTTCGAAGGCAGCGACGGCTTTAAGCGTGACTTCGTTTACGTGGGCGACGTGGCGGCCGTAAACCTGTGGTTCTGGGAAAACGGCGTGTCCGGCATCTTCAACCTGGGTACCGGCCGCGCAGAGTCCTTCCAGGCGGTGGCTGACGCCACGCTGGCGTACCATAAAAAAGGCAGCATCGAGTACATTCCGTTCCCGGACAAGCTGAAAGGCCGCTATCAGGCGTTCACCCAGGCTGACCTGACTAACCTGCGCGCAGCGGGTTATGACAAGCCGTTTAAAACCGTTGCCGAAGGCGTAACGGAGTATATGGCCTGGCTGAACCGCGACGCGTAA
- the kbl gene encoding glycine C-acetyltransferase, which produces MRGDFYKQLNSDLETARAEGLFKEERIITSAQQADITVADGSHVINFCANNYLGLANHPELIAAAKNGMDTHGFGMASVRFICGTQDSHKQLEQKLANFLGMEDAILYSSCFDANGGLFETLLGAEDAIISDALNHASIIDGVRLCKAKRFRYANNDMVELEARLKEAREAGARHVLIATDGVFSMDGVIANLKGVCDLADKYDALVMVDDSHAVGFVGENGRGSHEYCDVMGRVDIITGTLGKALGGASGGYTAARKEVVEWLRQRSRPYLFSNSLAPAIVAASIKVLEMVESGAELRDRLWSNARLFREKMSAAGFTLAGADHAIIPVMLGDAVVAQNFARELQKEGIYVTGFFFPVVPKGQARIRTQMSAAHTPEQIERAVEAFTRIGKQLGVIA; this is translated from the coding sequence ATGCGTGGTGATTTTTACAAACAGTTAAACAGCGACCTTGAGACCGCACGTGCGGAAGGGTTGTTCAAGGAAGAGCGTATTATCACGTCTGCACAGCAGGCGGACATCACCGTTGCCGACGGCAGCCATGTGATCAACTTTTGTGCGAACAACTACTTAGGTCTTGCGAATCACCCTGAGCTGATTGCCGCGGCAAAAAACGGCATGGATACCCACGGTTTTGGTATGGCCTCCGTACGCTTTATCTGCGGTACCCAGGACAGCCACAAGCAGCTTGAGCAAAAGCTGGCGAACTTCCTCGGAATGGAAGACGCCATTCTCTACTCCTCCTGCTTCGACGCCAACGGCGGCCTGTTCGAGACCCTGCTCGGCGCAGAAGATGCGATTATCTCCGACGCCCTGAACCACGCCTCCATCATCGACGGCGTACGCTTGTGTAAAGCGAAGCGTTTTCGCTACGCCAACAACGACATGGTTGAGCTGGAAGCGCGCCTGAAAGAGGCCCGTGAAGCGGGCGCTCGCCATGTGCTGATCGCCACCGACGGCGTATTCTCCATGGACGGCGTGATCGCCAACCTGAAGGGCGTGTGTGACCTGGCGGATAAATACGACGCGCTGGTGATGGTCGATGACTCTCACGCGGTCGGTTTTGTCGGCGAAAATGGTCGCGGCTCCCACGAATACTGCGACGTAATGGGCCGCGTGGACATCATCACCGGCACGCTGGGCAAAGCGCTCGGCGGCGCATCCGGCGGCTATACCGCTGCGCGTAAAGAGGTGGTGGAGTGGCTGCGCCAGCGCTCGCGTCCGTATCTGTTCTCCAACTCCCTGGCACCGGCGATTGTTGCCGCCTCCATCAAAGTGCTGGAGATGGTGGAGTCCGGCGCTGAACTGCGCGACCGCCTGTGGTCCAACGCGCGTCTGTTCCGTGAAAAAATGAGCGCAGCAGGGTTCACCCTGGCTGGTGCTGACCACGCGATCATTCCGGTGATGCTGGGTGATGCGGTCGTGGCGCAGAACTTTGCCCGCGAACTGCAGAAAGAAGGGATTTACGTCACCGGGTTCTTCTTCCCGGTGGTGCCAAAAGGTCAGGCGCGTATCCGCACCCAGATGTCTGCGGCGCATACGCCTGAACAAATTGAACGTGCGGTGGAAGCCTTTACCCGCATCGGTAAACAGCTGGGCGTCATTGCCTGA
- the tdh gene encoding L-threonine 3-dehydrogenase, whose amino-acid sequence MKALSKLKAEEGIWMTDVPEPEVGHNDLLIKIRKTAICGTDVHIYNWDQWSQKTIPVPMVVGHEYVGEVVGIGQEVKGFKIGDRVSGEGHITCGHCRNCRGGRTHLCRNTIGVGVNRPGCFAEYLVIPAFNAFKIPDNISDDLASIFDPFGNAVHTALSFDLVGEDVLVSGAGPIGIMAAAVAKHVGARNVVITDVNEYRLSLARKMGVTRAVDVSKESLTDVMEELGMTEGFDVGLEMSGAPPAFRTMLDTMNHGGRIAMLGIPPSDMSIDWNKVIFKGLFIKGIYGREMFETWYKMAALIQSGLDLSPIITHRFSIDEFQQGFDAMRSGQSGKVILSWD is encoded by the coding sequence ATGAAAGCGTTATCCAAACTGAAAGCGGAAGAAGGGATTTGGATGACCGACGTGCCGGAACCGGAAGTCGGTCATAACGATCTGCTGATCAAAATTCGTAAAACGGCTATCTGCGGTACTGACGTTCACATCTACAACTGGGACCAGTGGTCGCAGAAAACCATTCCTGTACCGATGGTTGTCGGTCACGAATATGTCGGTGAAGTGGTGGGTATCGGCCAGGAAGTGAAAGGCTTCAAAATCGGCGACCGCGTCTCCGGTGAAGGTCACATTACCTGCGGCCACTGCCGTAACTGCCGCGGTGGGCGTACGCACCTGTGCCGCAATACCATCGGCGTGGGCGTGAACCGTCCGGGCTGCTTTGCGGAATATCTGGTGATCCCGGCCTTTAACGCCTTCAAAATCCCGGACAATATTTCTGACGATCTGGCCTCCATTTTCGATCCGTTCGGTAACGCCGTGCACACGGCGCTCTCCTTCGATCTGGTCGGTGAAGACGTGCTGGTCTCCGGCGCGGGCCCCATCGGCATTATGGCGGCAGCCGTGGCGAAGCATGTAGGTGCGCGCAACGTCGTGATCACCGACGTAAACGAATACCGCCTGTCGCTGGCGCGCAAAATGGGCGTCACCCGCGCGGTGGATGTCTCGAAAGAGAGCCTGACCGACGTGATGGAAGAGCTGGGCATGACCGAGGGCTTCGATGTGGGTCTGGAGATGTCCGGTGCGCCACCGGCGTTCCGCACCATGCTCGATACCATGAACCACGGTGGCCGTATCGCGATGCTGGGTATCCCGCCGTCGGATATGTCCATCGACTGGAACAAAGTGATCTTCAAGGGGCTGTTCATCAAGGGCATCTATGGCCGTGAGATGTTTGAGACCTGGTACAAGATGGCGGCGCTGATCCAGTCCGGTCTGGATCTGTCCCCGATTATTACTCACCGTTTCTCTATAGATGAGTTCCAGCAGGGCTTTGACGCGATGCGTTCCGGCCAGTCAGGGAAAGTGATTCTGAGCTGGGATTAA
- a CDS encoding glycosyltransferase family 2 protein, translating into MFKLTVCLLTCNSARLLREVIPPLLTVADEIVVLDSGSTDATLSICREYGLSLHHHPYAMHGVQMNHAIDLASNDWVLCMDSDEILDAETVDFILTLKAGDEPSADRAWRIARYWHVLGEEVRTIYPVSSPDFPVRLFNRTQARFNQRPVDDKVEGKIVAVKMPGRVRHDTFYNLHEVFNKLNSYTTRLVKYQPARPSIGRGIISAIGAFFKWYLFSGAWRQGKVGVVTGLYATAYSFLKYFKSWYQHQEKKEPVANEQTDSQIAK; encoded by the coding sequence ATGTTCAAGCTTACCGTTTGTTTATTGACCTGTAATTCTGCGCGTTTGCTGCGCGAGGTGATTCCTCCGCTGCTGACGGTGGCAGATGAAATTGTCGTTCTGGATTCCGGCAGTACGGATGCCACCCTTTCTATTTGCCGCGAGTACGGCCTCTCCCTTCATCATCACCCCTATGCTATGCATGGCGTGCAGATGAACCATGCGATCGATCTGGCGAGCAATGACTGGGTGCTATGTATGGATAGCGACGAGATCCTGGACGCGGAAACGGTCGACTTTATTCTGACCCTGAAAGCCGGGGATGAACCTTCCGCCGATCGCGCCTGGCGTATCGCCCGCTACTGGCACGTGCTGGGCGAGGAGGTGCGTACAATCTATCCTGTTTCCTCGCCTGATTTCCCGGTGCGGCTGTTTAATCGTACCCAGGCTCGCTTCAACCAACGACCCGTAGATGACAAAGTTGAAGGTAAGATTGTTGCCGTGAAAATGCCGGGGCGGGTGCGTCACGACACGTTTTATAACCTGCATGAAGTGTTCAACAAGCTCAACAGTTACACCACCCGGCTGGTGAAGTACCAGCCGGCTCGGCCTTCGATCGGACGCGGCATCATCAGCGCCATCGGGGCGTTCTTCAAATGGTATCTGTTCAGCGGAGCCTGGCGTCAGGGCAAGGTTGGGGTCGTGACGGGGCTGTATGCCACAGCCTACAGTTTTTTGAAATATTTCAAATCCTGGTATCAGCATCAGGAGAAAAAGGAGCCCGTTGCGAATGAGCAGACGGACTCTCAGATTGCGAAATAA
- a CDS encoding divergent polysaccharide deacetylase family protein: MLQFRRIVFSVVSALALAAPVYAGKLAIVIDDFGYRPHYENQVLAMPSAISVAVLPNAPHAREMATKAHSSGHQVLIHLPMAPLSKQPLEKDTLRPDMSSEEIERIIRDAYNKVPYAVGLNNHMGSAMTSSLYGMLKVMQALERYNLYFLDSMTIGNSQAMRAAQGTGVKVIKRKVFLDDTQNEADIRVQFNRAVQLARRNGSAIAIGHPHPSTVRVLQQMLPTLPSDITLVRPSDLLNEPQVDTSTPNSAQPVPTAPRNPFRGVKRCVPKQPLEPVYATRFFSVIGDSISNSTLVKYVQQQWQGWGKKA, from the coding sequence TTGCTTCAATTTCGTCGAATCGTTTTCTCCGTCGTCAGCGCGCTGGCGCTGGCTGCACCGGTATACGCCGGTAAGCTCGCTATCGTGATTGATGACTTCGGTTATCGCCCACATTATGAAAACCAGGTGCTGGCGATGCCGTCGGCCATCTCCGTTGCCGTCCTGCCGAATGCCCCCCACGCGCGTGAGATGGCGACCAAAGCCCACAGCAGCGGGCATCAGGTTCTCATCCACCTGCCTATGGCCCCGCTCAGCAAGCAGCCGCTGGAAAAAGATACCCTGCGCCCGGATATGAGCAGCGAGGAGATCGAGCGCATCATCCGCGACGCCTACAACAAGGTGCCGTATGCCGTAGGGCTGAACAACCATATGGGCAGCGCGATGACCTCCAGCCTGTACGGGATGCTAAAAGTGATGCAGGCGCTGGAGCGTTACAATCTCTACTTCCTTGACAGCATGACCATCGGCAACAGCCAGGCGATGCGCGCCGCTCAGGGAACGGGCGTAAAGGTGATTAAGCGCAAGGTGTTCCTGGATGATACCCAGAACGAAGCCGATATTCGCGTGCAGTTTAATCGCGCGGTACAGCTGGCCCGCCGCAATGGTTCGGCCATTGCCATCGGTCACCCCCACCCGTCTACCGTCCGCGTCCTGCAGCAAATGCTGCCGACCTTACCTTCCGATATCACGCTGGTGCGCCCGAGCGATCTGCTGAATGAGCCGCAGGTGGATACCTCTACGCCGAATTCTGCGCAGCCCGTCCCGACGGCGCCGCGTAATCCGTTCCGCGGCGTGAAGCGCTGCGTACCGAAGCAGCCGCTAGAACCGGTCTACGCGACCCGCTTCTTCTCCGTCATCGGAGACAGCATCAGTAACAGTACGCTGGTGAAATACGTCCAGCAGCAGTGGCAGGGATGGGGTAAGAAAGCCTGA
- the envC gene encoding murein hydrolase activator EnvC, which yields MTWVVKPLRLSVRPLFYASALSAGVLLCAASAHADDRDQLKSIQADIAAKERAVRQQQQQRAALLAQLKQQEEAISAATRKLRETQNTLAQLNKQIDEMNASIAKLERQRDAQERNLAAQLDAAFRQGEHTGLQLILSGEESQRGQRLQAYFGYLNQARQETIAQLKQTREEVSTQKAELEEKQSQQQTLLYDQQAQQAKLEQARNERKKTLAGLESSIQEGQSQLSEMRANESKLRNSIARAEAAAKARAEKEAREAQAVRDKQQEASRKGTTYKPSESERSLMSRTGGLGSPRGQAFWPVRGSILHRYGEQLQGELRWKGIVIGASEGSEVKAIADGRVILADWLQGYGLVVVVEHGKGDMSLYGYNQSALVSVGTQVRAGQPIALVGSSGGQGRPSLYFEIRRQGQAVNPQPWLGR from the coding sequence ATCACATGGGTCGTGAAGCCGCTTAGGTTATCAGTCAGACCTCTGTTTTACGCCAGCGCACTCAGCGCTGGCGTATTGCTGTGCGCCGCATCCGCCCACGCGGATGACCGCGACCAGTTGAAATCCATTCAGGCCGATATCGCCGCCAAAGAGCGTGCGGTACGCCAACAGCAGCAACAGCGCGCCGCCCTGCTCGCCCAGCTTAAGCAGCAGGAAGAGGCCATCTCCGCTGCCACGCGTAAACTCCGTGAAACGCAAAACACCCTTGCCCAGTTGAATAAGCAGATCGACGAGATGAACGCGTCGATTGCCAAACTGGAGCGCCAGCGCGATGCGCAGGAGCGCAACCTTGCCGCACAGCTTGATGCCGCATTCCGCCAGGGTGAACATACCGGACTCCAGCTGATCCTCAGCGGCGAAGAGAGCCAGCGCGGCCAGCGCCTGCAGGCCTACTTTGGCTATCTGAACCAGGCGCGTCAGGAGACGATCGCGCAGCTGAAGCAGACGCGCGAAGAGGTTTCCACGCAAAAAGCCGAGCTGGAAGAGAAGCAGAGCCAGCAGCAGACGCTGCTCTACGATCAGCAGGCCCAGCAGGCAAAGCTTGAGCAGGCACGCAACGAGCGTAAGAAAACCCTGGCCGGTCTCGAGTCCTCCATTCAGGAAGGTCAGAGCCAGCTGAGCGAAATGCGCGCCAACGAATCCAAACTGCGCAACAGCATCGCCCGTGCGGAAGCCGCGGCGAAAGCGCGCGCCGAAAAAGAGGCTCGCGAGGCGCAGGCCGTTCGCGACAAGCAGCAGGAAGCCTCCCGCAAAGGGACCACCTACAAGCCAAGCGAAAGTGAACGTTCCCTGATGTCGCGTACCGGCGGCCTCGGCTCTCCTCGCGGTCAGGCTTTCTGGCCCGTTCGCGGTTCAATTCTGCATCGCTATGGCGAACAGCTGCAGGGTGAGCTACGTTGGAAAGGGATCGTTATCGGTGCGTCTGAAGGTAGCGAAGTGAAAGCCATCGCCGATGGCCGCGTGATTCTGGCCGACTGGCTGCAGGGTTACGGGCTTGTGGTAGTGGTCGAGCACGGTAAAGGCGACATGAGTCTTTACGGCTACAACCAGAGCGCGCTGGTCAGCGTCGGCACGCAGGTGCGCGCTGGCCAACCCATCGCCCTTGTGGGCAGCAGTGGCGGTCAGGGCCGCCCGTCACTCTATTTCGAAATTCGTCGTCAGGGTCAGGCGGTCAATCCACAGCCGTGGTTGGGAAGATAA
- the gpmM gene encoding 2,3-bisphosphoglycerate-independent phosphoglycerate mutase has translation MSVSKKPMVLVILDGYGYREESQDNAIFNAKTPVMDALWAKRPHTLIDASGLEVGLPDRQMGNSEVGHVNLGAGRIVYQDLTRLDVEIKERTFFSNPTLCGAVDKAVAAGKAVHIMGLLSAGGVHSHEDHIMAMVELAAERGAEKIYLHAFLDGRDTPPRSAEGSLKAFENKFAALGKGRVASIIGRYYAMDRDNRWDRVEQAYDLLTLAKGEFQFATAVEALEAAYARDENDEFVKASVIRAEGQADAAMEDGDALIFMNFRADRAREITRAFVNSDFDGFARKKVVNIDFIQLTEYAADIKAPCAYPPASLANTFGEWMAKNDKTQLRISETEKYAHVTFFFNGGVEEPFKGEERILINSPKVATYDLQPEMSSAELTEKLVAAIESGKYDTIICNYPNGDMVGHTGVMEAAVKAVEALDHCVEQVAKAVESVGGQLLITADHGNAEQMRDPATGQAHTAHTNLPVPLIYVGDKSVKAVEGGKLSDIAPTMLSLMGMPIPEEMTGKPLFIVE, from the coding sequence ATGTCGGTTTCTAAAAAACCTATGGTACTGGTGATTCTGGATGGCTATGGCTACCGTGAAGAAAGCCAGGATAACGCTATTTTCAACGCCAAAACCCCGGTCATGGATGCCCTGTGGGCAAAACGTCCGCATACGCTGATTGACGCGTCTGGCCTGGAAGTGGGCCTGCCGGACCGCCAGATGGGCAACTCCGAAGTCGGTCACGTTAACCTGGGCGCCGGGCGTATCGTGTATCAGGACCTGACGCGTCTGGACGTTGAAATCAAAGAACGCACCTTCTTCTCCAACCCAACGTTGTGTGGCGCGGTTGATAAAGCCGTTGCTGCTGGCAAAGCCGTTCACATCATGGGTCTGCTCTCTGCTGGCGGCGTTCACAGCCACGAAGATCACATCATGGCAATGGTTGAACTGGCCGCTGAGCGCGGTGCGGAAAAAATCTATCTGCACGCCTTCCTGGACGGTCGCGACACGCCACCACGCAGTGCGGAAGGCTCCCTGAAAGCCTTCGAGAACAAATTCGCCGCGCTGGGCAAAGGCCGCGTAGCCTCCATCATTGGTCGTTACTACGCCATGGACCGCGACAACCGCTGGGATCGCGTTGAACAGGCCTATGACCTGCTGACCCTGGCAAAAGGGGAATTCCAGTTTGCGACCGCCGTTGAAGCGCTGGAAGCGGCTTATGCACGCGATGAAAACGACGAATTCGTGAAAGCGTCCGTGATCCGTGCTGAAGGCCAGGCCGATGCCGCGATGGAAGACGGCGACGCGCTGATCTTCATGAACTTCCGCGCTGACCGCGCGCGCGAAATCACCCGTGCGTTCGTCAACAGCGACTTCGACGGTTTTGCCCGTAAGAAAGTGGTAAACATCGACTTCATCCAGTTGACCGAATACGCGGCAGACATCAAAGCGCCGTGCGCATACCCACCGGCCTCGCTGGCAAATACCTTCGGTGAGTGGATGGCGAAGAACGACAAAACGCAGCTGCGTATTTCCGAAACGGAAAAATACGCGCACGTGACCTTCTTCTTTAACGGCGGCGTTGAAGAGCCGTTCAAAGGCGAAGAACGTATTCTGATCAACTCCCCGAAAGTCGCCACCTACGATCTGCAGCCAGAAATGAGCTCTGCAGAATTGACTGAAAAATTGGTTGCGGCCATCGAGAGCGGCAAATACGACACCATCATCTGTAACTACCCGAACGGCGACATGGTCGGTCATACCGGGGTGATGGAAGCGGCAGTGAAAGCGGTTGAAGCGCTGGACCACTGCGTTGAGCAGGTGGCGAAAGCGGTTGAATCCGTTGGCGGCCAGCTGCTGATCACCGCGGATCACGGTAACGCTGAACAGATGCGCGACCCGGCGACCGGACAGGCGCACACCGCCCACACCAACCTGCCGGTTCCGCTGATTTATGTGGGTGATAAATCAGTGAAAGCCGTAGAAGGCGGCAAGCTTTCTGACATCGCGCCAACCATGTTGTCGCTGATGGGGATGCCGATCCCTGAAGAGATGACTGGTAAGCCGCTGTTCATCGTGGAATAA
- a CDS encoding rhodanese-like domain-containing protein, with protein sequence MQEIMQFVSRHPVLSIAWIGLLAAVLFTTFKSLTSKIKVITRGEATRLINKEDAVVVDLRQRDDFRKGHIAGAINLLPAEIKANNVGELEKHKAQPIIVVDGTGMQAQESASLLHKAGFENVSVLKEGISGWSGENLPLVRGK encoded by the coding sequence ATGCAAGAAATTATGCAATTCGTTAGCCGCCATCCGGTTCTGAGCATCGCGTGGATTGGCCTGCTGGCTGCTGTGCTGTTCACCACATTTAAGAGCCTGACGTCTAAGATTAAGGTTATCACCCGTGGTGAAGCGACGCGTCTGATTAACAAAGAAGATGCTGTCGTGGTCGATCTGCGCCAGCGTGACGATTTCCGCAAAGGGCACATTGCAGGTGCGATTAACCTGCTGCCTGCTGAAATCAAAGCGAACAACGTGGGCGAGCTTGAGAAGCATAAAGCCCAGCCGATTATCGTTGTTGACGGTACCGGCATGCAGGCGCAGGAATCCGCCAGCCTGCTACATAAAGCAGGCTTCGAAAACGTATCTGTGCTGAAAGAAGGCATTTCCGGCTGGAGCGGGGAAAATCTTCCTTTGGTACGCGGTAAATAA
- the grxC gene encoding glutaredoxin 3, which translates to MAHIEIYTKATCPFCHRAKALLNSKGVTFQELPIDGDAIKREEMIQRSGRTTVPQIFIDAQHIGGCDDLYALDARGGLDPLLS; encoded by the coding sequence ATGGCCCATATTGAGATCTACACCAAAGCGACGTGCCCGTTCTGCCACCGTGCGAAAGCGCTGCTGAACAGCAAAGGCGTCACGTTCCAGGAACTGCCGATTGACGGTGACGCGATTAAACGCGAAGAGATGATCCAACGTAGTGGTCGTACGACGGTTCCACAGATTTTTATTGATGCGCAGCACATTGGCGGCTGTGATGACTTGTATGCGCTCGATGCCCGTGGTGGACTCGATCCGCTGCTGAGCTAA